Proteins found in one Gadus macrocephalus chromosome 23, ASM3116895v1 genomic segment:
- the LOC132452850 gene encoding lipocalin-like, with the protein MTNSLLRSLAALLCVLSVCADVTPAADFDVTRVNGRWYLVGFATNAPWFVNNKAGMKTGIAVMVPTAEADLQVAHTHLNADGSCWRMSHLASKTATPGKFFFHSEAWGNDNDMIFIDVQYAEHAVVYNVKTKDGVSEVLNKLFSRTPEVGAAVTQRFHQFSLDQGVLADNIVMLPPNGECPEA; encoded by the exons ATGACGAACTCCCTGCTCAGGTCACTGGCAGCCCTGCTGTGTGTGCTGAGTGTCTGCGCCGATGTGACGCCCGCGGCCGACTTTGACGTGACTCGG gTCAATGGAAGGTGGTATCTGGTTGGTTTCGCCACCAACGCTCCGTGGTTTGTGAACAACAAGGCCGGCATGAAGACGGGCATCGCCGTGATGGTCCCCACTGCGGAGGCAGATCTGCAGGTCGCCCACACCCATTTGAA TGCCGATGGAAGCTGCTGGAGAATGTCTCACTTGGCGAGTAAAACCGCGACTCCTGGAAAATTCTTCTTCCACAGCGAAG CCTGGGGCAACGACAACGACATGATCTTCATCGACGTCCAGTACGCCGAGCACGCGGTGGTCTACAACGTCAAGACCAAGGACGGAGTATCGGAGGTCCTGAACAAGCTCTTCA GCCGAACACCCGAGGTGGGTGCAGCGGTGACCCAGAGATTCCATCAATTCTCCCTGGATCAGGGCGTTCTGGCCGACAACATCGTCATGCTGCCCCCTAACG GCGAATGCCCTGAAGCCTAA
- the LOC132452848 gene encoding complement component C8 gamma chain-like produces the protein MTGVRHRVTLAVVLLCVCLWGTTDAGVAKERERIVRKPRKPAPTPSAVERSPGAPPIDMSKMWGKWYLLNLASTCPHQLQQGASSEATVINLTPPEQESSPVSVSTKTRFNHDCWEILQKYYPTKTNGRYILKGNSVSEPGTDVIIMELDNAYAFILYHKKGKITAKLYGRSTVNLSEPMLTKFETLAQEKGMSLAYLFPFPTFGHCDSVTKDHVIDCIPTC, from the exons ATGACTGGAGTACGGCATCGCGTGACGCTGGCGGTggtgcttctgtgtgtctgtctgtgggggaCCACGGATGCCGGGGTAGCTAAAGAACGCGAGCGAATCGTGAGAAAGCCGAGGAAACCGGCCCCGACCCCCAGCGCCGTAGAACGGAGCCCAGGCGCACCACCGATAGACATGTCAAAG ATGTGGGGCAAGTGGTACCTTCTCAACCTGGCCTCAACGTGCCCCCACCAGCTACAGCAGGGCGCCTCCTCTGAGGCCACAGTCATAAACCTAACCCCTCCTGAGCAGGAATCCTCCCCAGTTTCTGTCAGCACCAAAACACGCTT TAATCATGATTGTTGGGAGATATTACAGAAATACTATCCTACTAAAACGAATGGACGCTACATTCTTAAAG GAAATTCTGTTTCTGAGCCCGGCACGGACGTTATCATTATGGAGTTGGATAATGCTTATGCTTTTATCCTCTACCATAAGAAAGGCAAGATTACTGCCAAACTCTACG GTCGCTCTACAGTCAATCTCTCCGAGCCCATGTTGACCAAGTTTGAGACGCTTGCTCAGGAGAAGGGAATGAGTTTGGCCTACCTCTTCCCCTTCCCCACCTTCG GTCACTGTGATTCTGTAACCAAAGACCATGTTATAG aTTGCATCCCTACGTGCTGA
- the msrb2 gene encoding methionine-R-sulfoxide reductase B2, mitochondrial has protein sequence MSRLLARISSLVSQRASAKSSISLTRTPVLIRPLSTSQGLRSLTRYDETTDWQKKLSPEQYVVTREKGTEVPFSGIYLNHNEVGMYHCVCCESPVFSSEAKYDSGTGWPSFTEAHGTWGRDESHACVTRRPDNSLGSAGTEVLCKICDAHLGHVFDDGPDPSGQRFCINSVALQFKARENNPEDKNE, from the exons ATGTCCCGTCTCTTAGCTCGGATCTCTTCCCTTGTTTCTCAACGGGCGAGCGCCAAGTCCTCGATCTCATTAACCAGAACTCCGGTCCTCATTCGACCCCTCTCCACAAGTCAAG GACTGAGGTCGCTGACTCGCTACGATGAGACCACCGACTGGCAAAAGAAACTTAGTCCAGAACAATACGTTGTCACCAGAGAGAAGGGGACAGAAGTG CCTTTCAGCGGGATCTACCTGAACCATAATGAGGTGGGGATGTACCACTGCGTCTGCTGTGAATCTCCGGTCTTCAG TTCAGAGGCCAAGTATGACTCCGGGACTGGCTGGCCATCGTTCACAGAGGCCCATGGGACGTGGGGGCGGGACGAGAGCCACGCCTGTGTAACACGTCGCCCTGACAACAGCCTGGGCAGCGCCGGGACCGAGGTGCTGTGCAAAATC TGCGATGCCCACTTGGGCCATGTGTTTGACGACGGACCGGACCCCAGTGGCCAGCGCTTCTGTATCAACAGTGTGGCCCTTCAGTTCAAAGCCCGGGAAAACAACCCGGAAGACAAGAACGAGTAG